From Alloacidobacterium dinghuense:
CTCAAGCGAGTGATAGGGCAGTAGGAAATGGAGAGAAAGGCAAAATAAAGAGCCCCCAAAGGGGGCTCTTATTCGGTACGAAATTCTAGGCCTACAGTTCGCCAAGGCCGGTGATTTTGATCGTCGCGCCCTTGGGAAATGTGGCACAGATTATGAGTTCGCCACCCAGAGCTTCGACATGCCGCCGGAGGGTTGAGATATGCAAGTCCGTCCGCTTCTCCATGCGCGAAACCTGTTCCTGCTTCACGTCCAAGGCCTTCGCCAGGTCCGCCTGGGTGAATTTTCGCGCCTTACGCAGTTCCTTCATGGACTGCTCTTCAAGGACAAGCTGGGCTGTGCGTTGGTCGATCTTCTTACGCCGCGCCTCGGGCAAGCGGCTGAGTTTTTCCTGTAAGGTCGTCATCGCTTTTTCCCTTTTTCTTCCTTCTTCGATTTCTCTTCCTGTTTCAACTTTTCTAAATGCCGCGCGTATCGGGCATCAGCTTTTTTGATCAAACCTTTATAAAAACGCTCTTTGCTCATGCCGACCTTGCCGCCTCCAACAAGCATAACGGCAACACGCTTCGGATCGAACGCAAAAGCCACACGCCATTCATCATTCATCGCTTCAAATCGGAGCTCCTTCATGTTCGGGTACTTGGAGCCCTTCAGCGTGTCGACATGCGGTCGCCCGGTGGCTGGACCGTTCATTTCGAGAAATTGAGCTTCAGCATAGAATTCGTCCTGCACTTCTTCGGGCAGTTCGTCGAATTCCGCCTCAAACTCCTCGTAAAAACTTACCGACCACTTCATTGATTATGCTCCCAAGCGCATATGCTGTCAAGAGCATTTCCTTGTCCCATTGTCACAATCATCATGCCATGTACCCTTCTCTTACGTCCCTTGTTTTCTGCCGGTTGCACCTCCAACCGGCAACACCGGACCTGCCTTCGCGGGGAGTGGCAGCAAGGATCAGTGTAGCGGAAGGGGGCATCCGGTCTGCACGCAGCGCAGGGGGGCCGGGGATGCGCACGCTACGCGAAGCGCTTGGTCCCTGCCATCCGTATCACGAAAAATGGACCCGGAAGAATGGCGGAAGACCGGTCAAAAGGGAAGGGCCGTAAGCTGGTTTCTCAGGACGGACCTGTCTTAAGAATATTCTGGCCAGAACTATTCATTAACCAGACATCCCCATCACTCCAACACTTAGCAACGATAGTTCCATGGTCAATCGTTGAATAGCAGCCATGCGTGGAGAAACGCTCATAACTCGCGGATGCATCATGTTTGTTGTGCAGTTCTCCGACTGAACAGATTGTGGCATCTGGGTTCATGGCCTTTACAGCATCTATGCTGTAGCCACTTCGTCTGCCGTGGTGAGACGCTTTTAACAAGTGAGCTTTCGGGAGGGCCCCTTTCCTTCGTTCGAGCAGCTTGTCCCACATCTCTGCCGGTAAGTCGCCCCCCAGCACGATAGAGCATTTTCCGTGCTGTATCTGCAAAACATAACTGAAGTAATTCGGGTCGGCCTCCGGGTCGGTGGACTTTGTATTTTCAAATGGTGCCCAGATGGAAATGCCATCATCTTTGTAGAACTGCGCTACCGCGCCCTCCCGAAGCTTCAGGATCGTGCAGTCTTTGAAACCTCCTGAGTGGAACGTCTGATATCTATCCCAGTCCTTTTCGTCGTGATTTACCTGGGCCCACTTGTTTAGCTCCATATCCTTGCTGATGCAGTGGTCAGTGTCCCAAAAATTGGTGACTATGTAGCCCTCATCACCGAGCCTATTCAAACCGCCCATATGGTCCATATCCGGGTGGGTCTGTATGTATCGAAATATCGACCTGCCGGGGAATTTCGCTTTCAGATAATCGATCGGGTCAACGAGATGAGATTGATCTTTGTCGACCTGTGCATCCACGACATACGCGGCAAGAGAACTGCTCGAGAACGTAGCTCCATGGGAATACCTTTTCCGCAACTCGTCGCGCGTCGGACCGGCCAGTTTCTTACAGTTGTTAATATCAACCACAGTGAGTCTGTCGGGGAAATCGATGATTGTACAGTCACCGTGGCCGACATGGAGAAAATGAATTTCGAGTTTCGTAACTGACATTCTATGAATTTCCCCTTCGATCAATACGATCTTCGGGCACGCATCTTCCCGGCACTCATCGTCAGCATTCCGGCCATGGCGCTTGTCTATGCTGTCGCGCCTACTACGCGAAATCCCTTTGGTACGGCGGGGATCGGAACGTTACTTGAAGGAGCTGTCCTATTTCTCTTAGGACGCATTGCGCGAGATCGTGGAGTTAAACAACAAAAACGGCTTTTCGACCGGTGGGGGGGACCGCCGACCACTCGCATTTTACGTCATGAAAACTCCCTTTTGGACCCACTAACAAAAGCACGCCTAAAAATTACACTACAGACGCTTTGCGGCTTGACGTTTCCCTCCGAAGTAGAGGAAAAGAGTGATCCAGCTCGCGCCGACATGATTTACAGCTCGGCCATTAAGGCGCTCCTGGAGCATAGACGAGATACAAAGCAATTCAGGCTATGCTTCAACGAAAACTGCAACTATGGCTTCGCACGCAATCTGTACGGTATCCGCTGGCTTGGTATCGTGGTCGCTTCTATCTGCATTGCATCAGGTGGCGCGATATTCCGCGGGCGAGGATTTTCTTTCTTGTGGGTGCTTTCTGCGGCCATATCTATTGCGGTCCTCTTATTGTTGGTACTTTATATCAATGCCGACTTTGTGAAGCGTAGCGCCGAAGCTTATGCTGTGGCGCTTCTGCGTAGCTGTGAACCTCAAAAAGCCAAAAAAGCCCCAACAAAGAAGGCGGCCGCCGAGTCTTAAACATGAAACGCTGGTGAGGAAGTGGTGCCACGTTTGGTGCCACTTTGTACTTTCATTTGGTGCATTTCAGTAAAATTAAGTGCGCGCTGGATAATGCGCCCAACTCATTGGTTGTGTGAACGTTATTCGCGCTGTGGAAAACGGACATAAAATCCGAGCGCGCAGTATCGTTGATCGCGCAGAGCGAAATGCGCGTGCGGCCGTGACAGGTCGAAACAGTTCCAAGCTGTACGAATGGTGCGAACTCATCCACGAAAATATTGGGGTATCAAAGGGGGTACTTACCTGATTCGCATCTCTAAATACCTGTGAAATCAGCACATATGGCTGCCTGGGGGGCAGCCAATAAAGACGCGGGTTTCCTCAGATATCCTCTAAAAAACAATCTATTGTGTCCGTGCTATGTCCGCATTTGTAGGCGGACACTGATTCCCGAATTCAAACACCGAAAGAAGCCCGAGTGATATCGAAGAAGAAGCGATATTGAGCGCCAGTGTTCGTGCGGGGATGGCCCTCTTTGGCTACACCCTGCGAGGGTAGTCGTTCTGACCGATCAGCAATTCAGTCTCTTGAGCGGAGAAGAGATCAAGTCAAACGGCCGGTGGAAAAAAGCGACGAAGAACTCTTTCGCGCGTCCACGTATGATTTATCTGTGGAGACTGTGAGTGAATCTGGGACCCTGCCTTCAATGTCTGGCCATCAGTAAGGCAGATGGTCGTGCGTAAAATTCTTTATGGTGAAGACGGGACGTATTCCGACGAAATCGAAAGAGTCTATCGCACCTGATAGGTGAGTTCGATTAGTTCAGTCGCATTGCCGAACAGCAAGGATCGGAGTTGACGAGCAGTCTGGCGTGACACAATAGCTTACCCTCTGGTACTGCTGGTATTTGATTTGCGCGTCCAAGTTTCATGGAAAACAGTATGACAACCAACAACGCGAACAAAGCATCAGCCTACAGCAATGGTAACCACCCGTCACGTGCCGATCACCATGAAGTGGTGTGCCCGCTCCCAGTTATCAGCTTATTCTCGGGCTGCGGTGGGCTCGATCTTGGATTTGCAAACGCCGGGTTCACGTCCATACTTGCCATCGACGCTAACGCTGCTGCGTGTCGAACCTACGAACGGAATCATGTCAGCACCCGAGTGTTCAAACGTGATCTATCCAAGCTCCCAAGAAAATACATCCTGGAGCGTCTATCTGAACTATCCACCACGGTAAAGCCGATCGGTATTGTTGGTGGACCG
This genomic window contains:
- a CDS encoding helix-turn-helix domain-containing protein, producing MTTLQEKLSRLPEARRKKIDQRTAQLVLEEQSMKELRKARKFTQADLAKALDVKQEQVSRMEKRTDLHISTLRRHVEALGGELIICATFPKGATIKITGLGEL
- a CDS encoding type II toxin-antitoxin system RelE/ParE family toxin, with the protein product MKWSVSFYEEFEAEFDELPEEVQDEFYAEAQFLEMNGPATGRPHVDTLKGSKYPNMKELRFEAMNDEWRVAFAFDPKRVAVMLVGGGKVGMSKERFYKGLIKKADARYARHLEKLKQEEKSKKEEKGKKR
- a CDS encoding ComEC/Rec2 family competence protein, producing the protein MSVTKLEIHFLHVGHGDCTIIDFPDRLTVVDINNCKKLAGPTRDELRKRYSHGATFSSSSLAAYVVDAQVDKDQSHLVDPIDYLKAKFPGRSIFRYIQTHPDMDHMGGLNRLGDEGYIVTNFWDTDHCISKDMELNKWAQVNHDEKDWDRYQTFHSGGFKDCTILKLREGAVAQFYKDDGISIWAPFENTKSTDPEADPNYFSYVLQIQHGKCSIVLGGDLPAEMWDKLLERRKGALPKAHLLKASHHGRRSGYSIDAVKAMNPDATICSVGELHNKHDASASYERFSTHGCYSTIDHGTIVAKCWSDGDVWLMNSSGQNILKTGPS